A window of the Hemitrygon akajei chromosome 22, sHemAka1.3, whole genome shotgun sequence genome harbors these coding sequences:
- the tob1a gene encoding protein Tob1a, which yields MQLEIQVALNFIISYLYNKLPRRRVNIFGEQLERLLKKKYEGHWYPDKPYRGSGYRCVHIGESIDPVIERAAKESGLEMKDVCENLPQDLSVWIDPFEVSYQIGEKGPVKVLYVDDNNDLDKEIKNSFNPEAQVFMPICDPAGGSPVSSSPSPPFGQSAAVSPTFISRSAQPLTFTTATFAATKFGSTKMKSSGRNSKVARASPTSLGLNVNSLLKQKGLSTSMHSLYGLGVGVGSQQQQQKTSALSPNAKEFIFPGIQGQGGSGAIFPGESSLNISPLQYGNAFDMLAYGGLSEKSFMEGLSFSLGNMQYSNQQFQPVMAN from the coding sequence ATGCAGCTAGAAATCCAAGTAGCGCTCAACTTTATTATCTCATACTTGTACAACAAACTCCCGCGGAGACGAGTCAACATTTTTGGTGAGCAGCTGGAACGGCTGTTGAAGAAGAAATACGAAGGGCACTGGTACCCGGACAAGCCGTACAGAGGGTCTGGATATAGGTGCGTGCACATAGGGGAGTCCATTGACCCTGTGATTGAGCGTGCTGCCAAAGAAAGTGGACTCGAGATGAAGGATGTTTGTGAGAACCTGCCTCAGGATTTGAGTGTGTGGATAGATCCTTTTGAAGTGTCCTATCAGATTGGAGAGAAGGGGCCTGTCAAGGTGCTGTATGTGGACGATAATAATGACCTGGATAAAGAAATCAAAAACAGCTTCAACCCTGAGGCCCAGGTCTTTATGCCCATTTGTGACCCAGCAGGGGGTTCGCCTGTGTCcagctccccctctcctccctttGGTCAATCTGCTGCTGTGAGTCCCACTTTTATATCTCGCTCTGCACAGCCCTTAACCTTCACCACTGCCACATTCGCTGCTACGAAATTTGGCTCAACCAAAATGAAGAGCAGCGGCCGCAACAGCAAGGTCGCTCGGGCCTCCCCCACCAGCCTTGGCTTGAATGTGAATAGCCTGCTGAAGCAGAAAGGCCTGTCAACATCCATGCACTCTCTCTATGGGCTTGGCGTGGGTGTGGGCAGCCAACAGCAACAGCAGAAGACTTCAGCCCTCTCCCCTAATGCCAAGGAGTTTATTTTCCCTGGCATCCAGGGGCAGGGTGGTAGCGGTGCAATATTCCCAGGGGAGAGCTCACTGAACATCAGTCCTCTCCAGTATGGGAATGCCTTTGACATGCTTGCCTATGGGGGCCTCAGCGAAAAATCCTTTATGGAAGGGCTGAGTTTCAGCCTCGGTAACATGCAGTATTCTAACCAACAGTTCCAACCTGTCATGGCTAAttag